CACGAACTTTCCTGAGCTTTTCGGGAAACAATTTCTTGGACCACTTGCTTTTGAGTTGAACGATCTGGTCGCATCTCAATCCGGTGGCTTTGTCGATGGGGCGTGACTTCCGGACAATGAATCGCACGTGATGTTTGCACCGCACGACAAAAAAGCCGCCCGCCTGATGCAGGCGGTAGAGTCGAGCAAAATCCAAATAGCCTCGATCCATGATGTAAAAGGCTCCGGGGTGAATGGGAATGTGATCGAGCATCTTCAGGTCGGGTAAATGGGCCTCGGTGATCGCACCCCAAGCCGGCAGATTGCCCCGTAAAGACAGGAGCAAATGCAATTTCAGCGCGGCTCGTCCCGAACGCGCATAATACCCCCAGGGAAACAAGTTCAAACTCAAAGAAATGATTGAGGAGTCCAAAGCCAAGGCGATCTTCGGAAGATCGAAATCGATGGGATCGTTTTGATAAAGGCGAGAGGCTCGCCTCATCAGAATCTCCGCCACCGCTTGAAACAGACGCCAATCTCGATGGCAATTGGCATACGCTAAATGGGTGCGCGTCACTCGGCCTCGAAACCCCAGGTGATAGAGCAAGGATTTCCTGGCCTCCAAACAACCCACGATATCGCGTAAACTTTCCCGATAAGTCAGTTGCCCAAAACAGAGCGCCAGAAACTGATCGTATTCGGTGAGACCACGGGTTTCACGTCGAGTCGGAAAGACTTCGACGCAACGAGCGAACTCGGTTTGATACAAAACAGAAGTGATTTGCGAAAAGACAGGAGCTTGAATCGACATCGCCGACAATGGCAGCGAAAGCGGAAATTGCCCGCCAAAAATTGGCAATAGCCATTCTCATTGA
Above is a window of Verrucomicrobiota bacterium DNA encoding:
- a CDS encoding IS4 family transposase, whose translation is MSIQAPVFSQITSVLYQTEFARCVEVFPTRRETRGLTEYDQFLALCFGQLTYRESLRDIVGCLEARKSLLYHLGFRGRVTRTHLAYANCHRDWRLFQAVAEILMRRASRLYQNDPIDFDLPKIALALDSSIISLSLNLFPWGYYARSGRAALKLHLLLSLRGNLPAWGAITEAHLPDLKMLDHIPIHPGAFYIMDRGYLDFARLYRLHQAGGFFVVRCKHHVRFIVRKSRPIDKATGLRCDQIVQLKSKWSKKLFPEKLRKVRVYDSENKVTLVLLTNNFDLPAEVIAELYRRRWQVELFFKWIKQHLRIRSFFGRSENAVRCQIWSAISAYLLVAILKKELKVQKSLNEMLQIISVNIFEQTPVNTLFFDDNEPSASGDRYYGNQKLLLLNDN